The segment TCTTCAGCCGCACGCTCGACACCGTCCGGGGCAACGCCCGGCTGGCCCGGCGGCCGGTGGCCGAGGAGGCCGCGGCGGCGCGCGAAGCGACCGGCAAGGACGTCGGGATCGGTGGCGCCGGCCTGGCCGCGGCGGCGATCGGACTGGGCCTCGTCGACGAACTGCGCGTGTTCCGCTACCCGGTCGTCGTCGGCGGCGGCACGCCCTTCCTGCCGCCGGTCCCCGAGGACATCCGGCTGAACCTGCTCGAAACCAGGACCTTCGGCTCCCAGGTGGTCTACGAACGCTACGAACGCGCCCGCGACCACACGCCCTGACCCCACCGGGCCGGGGCGATGGAGTACCCGAATCCTCCGGTCACGAGCCGGAGGCCCGGACCGCCCCTAGAGCGGGCGCTCGCCCGTTGCCAGGGCGTCCTTGACCTCCTGTGCCACGCGGGCCGCGTCCTCCGGGTTGTTCACCACGTCCGTGTGGTTCATGTCGATCACCAGGACCCGGCTGGCCGAGTAGTGCTTGTGCACCCAGTCGTCGTACCCCGACCACAGCGTCCGGTAGTACTCCACGAGGCTCTCGTCCTGCTCGAAATCACGGCCCCGCAGCCCGATGCGGTGCAGCACCGTCTCGAAGTCCGCCTTGAGGTAGACCATCAGGTCCGGCGCCTTGCGGTACGGCAGGCCCTCGATCTCGCGCATCATCTCGTCGAGCAGCCCCTCGTACACCTGCATTTCGAGGGAGCTGATCCGGCCCAGGTCGTGATTGACCTTGGCGAAGTACCAGTCCTCGTAGATGGAGCGGTCGAGGACGTTGTCGCCCTGCTTGTACGCCTCCTTGATCGCGGCGAACCGCGTCTGGAGGAAGTAGAGCTGGAGCAGGAAGGGGTACCGCTTCGCCTGGATCTCCTCGGGGCTCGCCGTGTAGAAGAGCGGCAGGATCGGGTTGTCTTCCACGCTCTCGTAGAAGACCTCGCTGCCCAGCTCCTTGGCGATCAGTTCGGCAACGGTCGTCTTGCCGATCCCGATCATGCCTCCGACGCAGATCACTGGCATACCTCACTTCTCCCTGGGGATCTTCTTTTCGCGGGGCGGGCGGGCTGGGCGCCCCACACCACCGAGACGCCTGTCGGCGGCCACTCGATTCCCCAGGATCTACATGATCAGCTTTGTGGTCCCCGTCCGGACCAAGGCCGCGACGCGGGTCGCCCCCTCGACCGGCCGGACCGACCGTTCCGCAGTTGCCGCATCGGCGGCAGCCACCGCCCCGTGGCCGCTCAGAAGCATAAATCATGGTTCGCCCCCGGCCCGCCAGAGCACCTGCGGGTACGCACCCCCCACCGACCGCCGCGGCGCAACCGGCCCACCTGCCCGGCAAGGTGAACCCGTACCCCGGATGGCGGCGCGGGCGGGCGGCAGCGGTGGCAGGCCGCCGGAGCCCGCACGAGGCTCGTTGCCGGGGCCGAGCGCGAGGGAAGGGCAGCCGCCGATGTCGCGAGCCGAGGAGCAGGGCCTGACCGCGCCCCCGCCGGGGACGCCCGAGCGGCGGCGGAGCCGGGCCGGCCACCT is part of the Streptomyces katrae genome and harbors:
- a CDS encoding dihydrofolate reductase family protein, yielding MLVYSMGVSVDGFITDREGGFEWSVPDDEQFRAHLEQTSELGAFLCGRRLYECMLPWETDPSLREDDLRSAFADVWCALPKTVFSRTLDTVRGNARLARRPVAEEAAAAREATGKDVGIGGAGLAAAAIGLGLVDELRVFRYPVVVGGGTPFLPPVPEDIRLNLLETRTFGSQVVYERYERARDHTP
- a CDS encoding deoxynucleoside kinase, whose amino-acid sequence is MPVICVGGMIGIGKTTVAELIAKELGSEVFYESVEDNPILPLFYTASPEEIQAKRYPFLLQLYFLQTRFAAIKEAYKQGDNVLDRSIYEDWYFAKVNHDLGRISSLEMQVYEGLLDEMMREIEGLPYRKAPDLMVYLKADFETVLHRIGLRGRDFEQDESLVEYYRTLWSGYDDWVHKHYSASRVLVIDMNHTDVVNNPEDAARVAQEVKDALATGERPL